From Pyrenophora tritici-repentis strain M4 chromosome 1, whole genome shotgun sequence, the proteins below share one genomic window:
- a CDS encoding methyltransferase protein 10, with protein MTAPTHLDPSELGTKSYWDAAYSTERQNFAANASDEGTIWFSDAGAEERMLSFLEDLSDEGHILKEDAGEEKGARFLDLGTGNGHLLFALREDEWCGDMVGVDYSAQSVTLATSIRDAKDDSYSDICFHEWDILSQPPGTWLGTGFDVVLDKGTFDAICLSQEEDAQGRRICEGYREKVEPLMKKGGRFLITSCNWTEEELRGWFDGGELEFEGKVKYPSFTFGGKTGSSVVTLCFKRA; from the coding sequence ATGACTGCACCCACACATCTCGATCCCTCGGAGCTAGGCACAAAATCCTACTGGGACGCTGCCTATAGCACCGAACGCCAGAATTTTGCCGCCAACGCCTCTGACGAGGGAACAATATGGTTCAGCGACGCGGGCGCGGAGGAGCGCATGCTCTCTTTCCTCGAAGATCTCAGCGATGAAGGGCACATACTCAAGGAGGATGCGGGAGAAGAAAAAGGTGCGCGATTTCTCGATCTCGGCACGGGAAACGGGCATCTACTATTTGCGCTGCGCGAAGATGAGTGGTGCGGGGACATGGTGGGCGTAGATTATTCGGCACAGAGCGTCACGCTTGCGACTTCGATTCGCGACGCAAAGGATGATTCCTACAGCGACATTTGTTTTCACGAGTGGGATATCTTGTCGCAGCCACCCGGCACATGGCTGGGTACTGGCTTCGACGTTGTGTTGGACAAGGGCACATTCGACGCCATTTGCTTGTCGCAAGAGGAAGATGCACAAGGGCGTAGGATATGTGAGGGATATAGGGAGAAGGTCGAGCCGCTGATGAAGAAGGGCGGCAGGTTTCTCATCACGAGTTGCAATTGGACGGAGGAGGAACTGAGGGGCTGGTTTGACGGCGGAGAGTTGGAGTTTGAGGGCAAGGTCA